The following are encoded in a window of Paludisphaera rhizosphaerae genomic DNA:
- a CDS encoding ribosome-binding factor A, with product MGRHFPLRRSEDWNPADAEAREGSRFPGARSRRGGRGGGPAEPAGRKAMQLCHQVAMTLSEVLAECGDPLLQGLRVLGVEPAPDASRLSVALACDEGGSVSRVEDHLAKASGHLRGEIAQAITRKRAPMLIYHIAPDEAVD from the coding sequence ATGGGACGTCATTTCCCCCTGCGCCGGAGTGAGGACTGGAATCCGGCCGACGCGGAGGCTCGCGAGGGGTCGAGGTTTCCCGGGGCGCGGAGCCGTCGGGGCGGCCGGGGAGGCGGTCCGGCCGAGCCGGCGGGCCGCAAGGCGATGCAGCTTTGCCATCAGGTGGCCATGACCCTGAGCGAAGTGCTGGCCGAGTGCGGCGACCCGCTGCTTCAAGGGCTGCGGGTGCTGGGCGTCGAGCCGGCTCCTGACGCCTCGCGTCTCTCCGTCGCACTCGCCTGCGACGAGGGGGGCTCGGTCAGCCGAGTCGAGGACCACCTGGCCAAAGCCTCCGGCCACCTCCGCGGCGAGATCGCCCAGGCCATCACCCGCAAGCGGGCGCCGATGCTGATCTATCACATCGCGCCCGATGAGGCCGTCGACTGA
- a CDS encoding RNA polymerase sigma factor, which translates to MTNGNDLSDLSHIDTLWQMVRQAHPPGVVKGTPGDDETATARRALLERYSGAARRYLQAALRDRAAAEELSQDFAVKFMGGAFANVDPGKGRFRDFLKQSLYHLMMDHHRRRKSAPQGLVGDVPAAGPETPWAQAHDEAFQTSWRLELMARAWSSLKQIKGDSGQRYHTILRTRVEDPDASYAELATRLSLLLNDVYDANRARVDVHRARDLFVRMLVREVRETLADCSNAALEEELAELGLLERCRPVMDRRRNAC; encoded by the coding sequence TTGACCAACGGGAATGACCTCAGTGATCTAAGCCATATCGACACTCTCTGGCAGATGGTGCGCCAAGCCCACCCGCCGGGAGTGGTGAAAGGGACGCCGGGGGATGACGAGACCGCCACGGCGCGCAGGGCGCTGCTGGAACGCTACAGCGGGGCGGCGCGGCGATATCTCCAGGCCGCCCTTCGGGACCGAGCGGCGGCCGAAGAACTGTCGCAGGACTTCGCGGTGAAATTCATGGGGGGGGCGTTCGCCAACGTCGACCCCGGCAAGGGGCGCTTCCGCGACTTCCTCAAGCAGTCGCTCTACCACCTGATGATGGACCACCATCGCCGCCGAAAATCGGCTCCGCAGGGGCTGGTCGGGGACGTTCCCGCGGCCGGTCCGGAGACTCCCTGGGCCCAGGCCCACGACGAGGCGTTCCAGACAAGCTGGCGGCTGGAGTTGATGGCCCGCGCCTGGTCGTCCCTGAAGCAGATCAAGGGGGATTCCGGCCAACGCTACCACACGATCCTCCGGACGCGCGTCGAGGATCCGGACGCCTCCTACGCCGAGTTGGCGACGCGGCTCTCCCTCCTGCTGAACGACGTGTACGACGCGAACCGGGCCCGCGTGGACGTGCACCGGGCGCGTGACCTGTTCGTCCGAATGCTCGTCAGGGAGGTTCGAGAGACCCTCGCCGACTGCTCGAATGCGGCCCTCGAAGAAGAACTGGCCGAACTCGGCCTGCTGGAGCGCTGCCGGCCTGTGATGGACCGAAGGCGGAACGCTTGTTGA